Genomic DNA from Pseudomonadota bacterium:
TGCGGTACTGGAAGAGCGGATTGACGTGGGTTTTCGTGATCGAGTGAACGCCGCGTTGGAGCGTCAACGATCGGTCGTCGAGCGAATGAATGTTCGAATTCAGCGTGTGCATGCTCAGTCCGTGGGGATAGCGGTTGGTCTGGTCATGGCGACGTTACTGGCGGGTCTTGCCATGGGATGGCTACTGATGCGCGGTATCGCCGTACCCCTCGATACATTGCGTCGGGCGGCAAAAACGTGGTCCTCGGGTGAATTCAATCACCGTATCGGCCTGAGCAGCGATCCCGAATTCGACCGAATTACCAGTACCTTTAATTCGATGGCCGAACACCTCGCTGAGTTTACTCAGCAACGTCAGCGCACCGAGCGCGAGCTGCAGCACGCCGTTGCTGAGCGAACCGATGAGTTGTCCAAAGTCAACGAGGCACTCAAACAGGCGGATGCCGTCAGGCGCGAGTTTTTTGCCGATGTCAGTCATGAATTGCGGACTCCGCTGACGGTCATTCGCGGCGAGGCGCAGGTTGCGCTGCGCGGTCAGGAGCGGACGGGGGCCGATTATCGCGATGCGCTGTCAATCGTACTGGAACAGGCCGTCGGACTGAGTCGCTTGGTGGATGACATGTTGTTCATTGCACGAACCAATGCAGAACGAATTCGCTTGCTTCGAGCGCCGCTTGATCTACAGGAATTAACGGATGCGGTCGTGCACGAAAGTGTGCGCTTGGCCGAGGCGCAGAAGGTCGCCATTCGCACGGACATCGATGGGTCACTTGGCAAGCTCAATGCGGACCCAGATAGAGTGCGCCAGCTTTTACTAATCCTGATC
This window encodes:
- a CDS encoding ATP-binding protein, which encodes MTYRTKIGLVVAFAAFAVLLAAGMAVWSVNATSKHIRQANLAHDLLDEHLQLSVHAYRLFKQLTDEILLGSGANQSVVRNKREAIAWSLTEIRRLELEQRETMGADFAPGAVEDTDDLEQAIELIIRDFRTATQLPPGPQRSKRVNAVLEERIDVGFRDRVNAALERQRSVVERMNVRIQRVHAQSVGIAVGLVMATLLAGLAMGWLLMRGIAVPLDTLRRAAKTWSSGEFNHRIGLSSDPEFDRITSTFNSMAEHLAEFTQQRQRTERELQHAVAERTDELSKVNEALKQADAVRREFFADVSHELRTPLTVIRGEAQVALRGQERTGADYRDALSIVLEQAVGLSRLVDDMLFIARTNAERIRLLRAPLDLQELTDAVVHESVRLAEAQKVAIRTDIDGSLGKLNADPDRVRQLLLILIDNAIRYSPSGGTVAVKAERQDNQVLLSVSDQGVGIDPQDLPHIFDRFFRGGVERGGASGTSGHQRSSTVGLGLGLAVAKAIVQAHGGDISGVSSPGQGTTITARFPVTHEIADR